One segment of Polyangiaceae bacterium DNA contains the following:
- a CDS encoding YdcF family protein, with the protein MSQAVASRSDATEAVVLLGCRIDESGVPGAAGMRRARAAAAHFHASGARWMVICGGRRWGRHAEAIALARVVEGLGVPQERIVTELCSMSTFENARYAATWLERLEVGRAAVVTCDWHLPRALDSFRHFGVNAVGVAAPSPRRNVVAASWRSVRERLSFNLDRAATVGWERSP; encoded by the coding sequence GTGTCACAAGCCGTCGCCTCCAGATCCGATGCAACCGAAGCGGTCGTGCTTCTGGGCTGCCGGATCGACGAGTCGGGAGTACCGGGCGCGGCGGGCATGCGGCGCGCCCGCGCAGCCGCTGCACACTTTCACGCGTCGGGCGCTCGCTGGATGGTGATCTGCGGCGGGCGGCGCTGGGGACGCCACGCGGAAGCGATCGCGCTGGCTAGGGTCGTGGAGGGTCTCGGAGTACCTCAGGAGCGCATCGTGACGGAACTGTGCAGCATGAGCACCTTCGAGAACGCGCGCTACGCCGCGACGTGGCTGGAGCGCCTCGAGGTGGGGCGCGCCGCCGTCGTGACCTGCGACTGGCACCTGCCGCGCGCGTTGGACAGCTTTCGTCACTTCGGTGTGAATGCCGTCGGCGTGGCAGCGCCATCGCCACGACGGAATGTCGTCGCTGCGTCTTGGCGAAGCGTGCGTGAGCGTCTCAGCTTCAACTTGGATCGCGCTGCGACGGTGGGCTGGGAGCGTTCCCCGTGA
- a CDS encoding S41 family peptidase: protein MKRALVFAGVTALAALLLARSEPQVGIAEWSQPRGRKSATADAEGVDATCSVRPLKLPTGSPASLSCRDARRIVQEVRRKLAQPAQEPKSDGFAEALTGWLDPHGLWSAAPDSPLRTAIRGEAATLLSEIQTEPRSGDECATALRLGSELREWMEVLRTHFNAAKVRDASAGSAFELAAEAIYEDDPVTRPARSLAKDLGRRQRAFARHFAASSAARVAESRLIPQLTSRQWQDAVLAAAVRAYVPQVDPHGQWAPLDEEWSLYAGDFSMDLGPRLWGRMLRTALGVRVLDGPTPPLEAGDLVLEVGGIPTVGLSVEQVEQLSRLEAVGAEPVREVVVLRAGEDRLRKLSVPIEVADSPEPETLPFDVERISYGSGSVAVIRVEDVPDGLGLDLANYIMGARQEAEPLVGVMLDLRGNGGGSIDGAASAIGVFLPGAISFPLRRRGGAVEVQRAWTPSQEARWSGPVAVLVDGYTASAAEMIAGALSVYQRGPVLGSRTFGKGCIQEYFDDRSGVGVLRLTTMLFALPDGRALQGVGLQPDLLLPLPAPRQREASLPAAPSQWTGPDVRSATRPGPPWPAADPLGPCEDATVCRALRRLASRNPPRRALRAQSTMPRRATP, encoded by the coding sequence GTGAAACGTGCCCTCGTCTTCGCCGGCGTCACTGCCCTTGCTGCGCTGCTGTTGGCGCGGAGCGAGCCGCAGGTTGGGATCGCGGAGTGGAGCCAGCCCCGCGGGCGCAAGTCCGCCACCGCGGATGCTGAGGGAGTCGACGCCACCTGTTCAGTGCGTCCGCTCAAGCTACCCACGGGAAGCCCTGCCTCTCTGAGCTGCCGCGACGCGCGCCGCATCGTTCAAGAGGTCCGGCGCAAATTGGCGCAACCCGCGCAGGAGCCAAAGTCCGACGGATTTGCAGAAGCGCTCACGGGTTGGTTGGATCCGCACGGCCTGTGGTCCGCTGCACCGGACTCGCCTTTGCGCACCGCGATTCGAGGCGAGGCCGCCACACTGCTGTCCGAGATCCAGACCGAACCGCGTAGTGGGGACGAGTGTGCTACGGCGCTTCGTCTCGGCAGTGAGCTGCGCGAGTGGATGGAGGTGCTGCGCACTCACTTCAACGCTGCGAAGGTCAGAGACGCCAGCGCTGGTTCGGCCTTCGAGCTCGCCGCCGAGGCCATCTACGAAGATGACCCCGTCACGCGCCCGGCGCGCTCTTTGGCGAAAGATCTGGGACGACGGCAGCGCGCGTTCGCGCGGCATTTCGCTGCTAGCTCCGCTGCGCGGGTCGCGGAGTCGCGGCTGATCCCCCAGCTGACTTCGCGACAGTGGCAGGACGCGGTTCTGGCGGCGGCCGTGCGCGCCTACGTTCCGCAGGTGGACCCGCACGGGCAATGGGCGCCCTTGGACGAGGAGTGGTCGCTCTACGCCGGGGATTTTTCCATGGATCTGGGACCGCGGCTCTGGGGCCGCATGCTGCGCACCGCCCTGGGCGTCCGTGTGCTGGATGGTCCGACACCGCCGCTGGAAGCCGGCGACTTGGTCTTGGAGGTCGGTGGCATTCCGACGGTCGGGCTCAGCGTGGAGCAAGTGGAGCAGCTCTCGCGTCTGGAAGCCGTCGGCGCCGAGCCCGTGCGTGAAGTCGTGGTGTTGCGGGCTGGCGAGGATCGCTTGCGCAAGCTGTCCGTTCCGATCGAAGTCGCCGATTCGCCCGAACCCGAGACGCTGCCCTTCGACGTGGAACGGATCAGCTATGGATCGGGATCCGTCGCCGTCATCCGCGTGGAAGACGTACCGGACGGACTGGGTCTCGACCTGGCGAACTACATCATGGGGGCGCGCCAGGAAGCGGAGCCCCTCGTGGGCGTGATGCTCGATCTGCGGGGCAACGGCGGAGGCTCGATCGACGGGGCCGCGTCTGCCATCGGCGTGTTCTTGCCTGGGGCCATCAGCTTTCCCTTGCGACGTCGCGGCGGTGCAGTGGAGGTGCAGCGCGCGTGGACCCCAAGTCAGGAAGCGCGTTGGTCCGGTCCCGTCGCCGTGCTGGTAGATGGCTACACCGCGAGTGCGGCGGAGATGATCGCGGGAGCGCTGTCCGTGTACCAGCGCGGGCCGGTGTTGGGCTCGCGCACCTTCGGCAAGGGATGCATTCAGGAGTACTTCGACGATCGATCCGGCGTAGGCGTGCTGCGCTTGACGACCATGCTCTTCGCCCTTCCCGACGGCCGCGCGTTACAGGGCGTCGGACTGCAGCCAGATCTACTCTTGCCTTTGCCTGCACCGCGGCAACGCGAGGCCTCGCTGCCCGCGGCGCCGAGCCAGTGGACCGGCCCCGACGTGCGCTCGGCGACCCGTCCCGGGCCGCCCTGGCCGGCTGCCGACCCGCTTGGACCCTGTGAGGACGCCACCGTCTGTCGCGCCCTGCGCCGACTTGCGAGCCGAA